A window from Neodiprion fabricii isolate iyNeoFabr1 chromosome 2, iyNeoFabr1.1, whole genome shotgun sequence encodes these proteins:
- the LOC124176246 gene encoding serine/threonine-protein kinase SMG1 isoform X1, translating into MNSCGNANASTKLRGAKVTTELREEHVGNSDSNNEEKGDGDGDNNTLPGYSAGDSINQRQALFICQRNSTLGYSSDRAITRFKSRTSSGARNEYRMARGGSTGERGRGGSRGRAFKKTPSDRESNSVAGYHPVSRSKFQEPLKNQDNSPNKYYDDKRGNEDSRISKLLRRLCREDDYDNFMGLCKQLREVMVAPENQRYVRRSMDLICESLLDTLHSGPGLEAKQQAARCLGRVGYVVDQDFKRYMEWVFNKYSLERNDDVKCLLIKSFVETFKLDAQAPKLKEFSVPMMSELQSTLENVDRPDLLTATVDAILLLTESYPETFSNHFRDTVDILVGWHIDSTQQKQVVAYASRSLQKLRNFWIGDLEFSLTLLGQFLEDMESYDEELTLPGSGTSSPGGDVSPSPRECILRITSLISVFNTVTKSISDHLNPNFTPSVQWSFLTDSLSKMLRTVVKAVELDDGNEAWVNNLGLTRENTESLTRSMRSMNLSQKNIEILLRNLGRDDINEESLVKMIKSLNVGKRNDRKNSKISSEKEILSMEKEQSLINLLKSTDLKGKKTQDLSVEKEELIVIANECAFLLLGYLQSRVTKNHDLLYKFIDLQLEKVNTFWDDTIVSTLNIIGKVIKEVSANLPLELVHKLLGQTSVLLQLRFRNSIPIQNASLGVYRSLLSLKNIPLLQEAYRYILADLETAYKLIVGNANDLVMENPLFDVKYKRKDSELVVIFLLRALSDIANASNSIIGMWALKPSILELLAIRLRPYDDALAMGSSLLQYTVLYLLYAHCSRYNHFVSSSVLISGTNTNRPKDIFPGTLDVPTTSPTSGHLSIILHLIAKTFKSTTSNKVLLLLANWTQEIFIQAENYIGILNKTEECYNILTSLICCGYTTNHDISLAVGKNFEVLTSVKNIFWPEQIYLDIIDLAILHLTSHNPNVHRKYAQLLMNLPLDIVIPKLNRACLVSETKKSQTINRYTVKSLVLSQRLHMRGNSNGEMQAQHFRTFMAYLLQEYHLDATALSEVFTLCWPSVHENEAIEKIYEMALANRSFLLFWGGFEAAQHCVGNKLRTPLGKPQETFTTIEGALKTLAREISCHTEVTRKDERGLEYSLHEHNRVRLLIEFLEHLERVIHNASEGCALALLPLSKPVRTFFHTNKSTCREWLNRIRLALCVVSLHAGMAANVLRNGQRLMEDLSNSENAQGTEFERAVLCTTKAMVKLGEAEALQGLYVYTKDKEKKFTWLKAATDQAASRYEAAIDGYKNILVEQSCWWSSQSDNETTNTAPKIDRDVQVAAFCFEQLTKCYRAVSDWSELEAWKVQESEVLKNPANAVLDKQIFENVVPQQARSLHKFEENENILIEELSDWTLLDKEAKTNWSCTKTIIECTNTLTNIAIRIQNDVFEDHHNEDIENCRKVAEKTVSESLRSLPAEYLSDALMVQYSAAGLTALISGKNVNAFELYRADKINYLDSNILTQVLWWSDYFARAGRTCCTELASLRLNVVRNARKECNFNLAKREIVKYFKGDYEFLDVNGKINVTFDDLTTNILNGPIHVKWSKNNVRAFKEVAKILFSMESGENAIRICSGTALGISQAIVNGEQCVGLREMGTKLLLTLGKWIQQDDTKINSNTQLEELLKFEAVHNDGLMDNLFGETKDLIPISDMIVGKLAQLGVNQCPDLPKAWCKFAAWCYKWGRKIVDNSNSGQLVDTDRANIRSLLPLGTTDVDVNMIFSILSQNKTIPEDEGDIDTSDVNTSEMIENQLRNVAVLSNVSLEHLGKLVEIWRQAQRRVYSYYELSANAYFKYLELASCEPNGCALITATLRILRLVVKHALELQGVLESGLSSTPTCPWKEIIPQLFSRLSHPEAYVRTRVAELLCRVAEHSPHLITFPAVVGAVSGDRYETTIAPTDPLTAEMESATTAMNAATSSLTELDFIEDERYGSNDEGQNILNSCFMPMVDCLSKKIPDTINQVQVLVKELRRITLLWDELWLATLVQHHAEITRRFAQLEIEIRKVRENASLPTDEKEQLIAEKHRIILKPIIFVLENLLAITSVPPETPHERYFQNKFGEHIDEVMKKLMNPKNPGKPQDAGLSLKQLQAKFTQKAHKRGAYSLKMTDISPVLANLKDTGIPMPGVLSVDNKVVTIKSVDINVQILPTKTKPKKLIFHGSDGHVYTYLFKGLEDLHLDERIMQFLGIANTMMSKNNDTKRIYRARHYSVIPLGPRSGLIQWVDGVTPLFALYKRWQQRDSVISGKGAAGAVMRPSELFYNKLAPLLKERGVALDNRKEWPLPVLKQVLAELMAETPKDLLAKEIWCNSINPGSWWQATKNYSYSVAVMSIIGYIIGLGDRHLDNVLVDLNTGEVVHIDYNVCFEKGKTLRVPEKVPFRMTPNIKTALGVTGVEGIFRLACEHTLRVMRRGRETLLTLLEAFVYDPLVDWRAGAETSIASYGACQARARCTGIGRKQLEKEMTTAMFTVRAAEMRAEWTANRDELVAVFPLLRRHLTHWIETTAASRECQDLLQDRHQELALVKEAQAMGRTHALYSVVKRYAAFKRARDARDRAKSGLVEKIEECGKHINMHNIALSAVRGPQLGQWLAEVGVPTTPEDHLVFDLVKEFLQNAGQSQMIIHCEQSENELAQLATQQSLLIRNCLDLLSQYSAICSLYPISIMSRHRSVAYHAWSNTLLSTRSVEVCHEVMSQFEASFAPITANNPQVQHIVTFSYQLQSVLSNANERFKKACERMVVEELPGVLGIVEKAYTDSKLQVGAFLRREKGADKALECVNITALCALNKRYLMMEGAAKCAGDCLVDLTSREGDWFLDEMCLMSSLVAELVTLIPDSHKSNNDPKIPLILKCLQSADSIYRGLQELNYNFHTIILPEAMKTVVTEEPTVMVMVSEIEDVVSTSLPTAEILAQLEMHLRFTVMEMESPHAGIRDLVASIRQRFDTLLSRPAELRDPNQEESLTPGQMLLMGFNGLFEKLQMEGNALVATLSTLNIPTSWKKIDQIREAKEMASPIFNDAARQVIEDIFLIKRLQTIREFFAMCRDTGAAFKGGPANVFDDERLNKPVRTFTADYVSRQLLGVTTQTLAIALCYLLQRMGLNVTTEIEQRDIGAESKVSLEELCRKIVDLSLKRGLFTGSVLAQASASSSSLESSWRKKQSVRLARQAVDVARASVQRIQLHLTAHHWLHEDSIIVGSTINPMGPLNRPTFMLDMRKTAAALSNLQSRVCEAREQQQNLVSSAGQRLKWAAGANPALGEVMAAFDNAVATSWDKLTRQHNLAAVVVNTSNSILHYEALRTRTSESVSNDSNFMTLIKNWEKSCVLTANLTTGVTPMEESLIELLHLDGNVDASWLRQAEKLISEVIVETQKKLQEKQELLYAAHDSLREQVLRLQSVIGQHHRLMMDVRGLLKTMAKQENIPGLRDYLMSYRSFTERISSAVKDLESDGLDPLNAFSIREELEQLEVQTPSLYDELLNFANSTKLTDKEVPFNKKAKLVRQDSVCFSPRKGVPLARDPTTGKAVQERNAYALNVWRRVRMKLEGRDANPSRRYTPAEQVEYVIREAQSSENLALLYEGWTPWV; encoded by the exons ATGAATAGCTGTGGTAACGCGAACGCTAGCACCAAGCTACGTGGAGCCAAAGTCACAACTGAGCTACGGGAAGAGCACGTAGGAAACTCTGACAgtaataacgaagaaaaaggggACGGAGACGGTGACAACAATACTCTTCCTGGTTATAGTGCTGGTGACTCGATTAATCAACGCCAAGCTCTTTTTATCTGCCAGAGAAACTCAACTTTGGGATATTCTTCTGATCGAGCCATCACCAGGTTTAAATCAAG AACCAGCAGTGGAGCACGAAATGAGTATCGAATGGCTCGTGGCGGAAGTACAGGAGAGCGAGGTAGAGGCGGATCGAGGGGTAGAGCGTTTAAGAAAACCCCTTCCGATCGAGAATCAAACTCTGTGGCTGGGTACCATCCTGTGTCTAGATCCAAGTTTCAAGAACCGCTGAAAAACCAAGATAACTCACCCAATAAATATTACGATGACAAACGAGGAAATG AAGATTCGAGAATATCTAAATTGCTTAGGCGTTTATGTCGTGAGGATGACTACGACAATTTCATGGGACTTTGTAAGCAACTGCGAGAGGTGATGGTGGCCCCAGAGAACCAGAGATACGTACGCCGAAGCATGGATTTGATCTGCGAAAGCCTTCTAGACACTCTACACTCGGGTCCAGGCTTAGAGGCAAAACAACAGGCAGCAAGATGCCTGGGTCGGGTTGGATACGTTGTTGATCAAGACTTTAAACG ataCATGGAATGGGTGTTCAATAAGTATTCCCTAGAGAGAAATGACGATGTCAAGTGTCTTCTCATCAAGTCTTTCGTTGAAACGTTCAAACTAGATGCCCAAGCCCCTAAGCTGAAGGAATTTTCCGTA CCCATGATGTCAGAGCTCCAGTCAACCCTGGAGAATGTTGATAGACCCGATCTGTTGACTGCTACTGTGGACGCGATCCTTCTACTCACTGAATCCTATCCAGAAACGTTTTCCAACCACTTTCGTGACACTGTTGACATCCTTGTTGGTTGGCACATTGACTCAACACAGCAAAAACAAGTAGTTGCATACGCCAGTCGAAGCTTACAAAAACTGCGCAATTTTTGGATCGGTGATCTCGAGTTCAGTTTGACACTGTTGGGTCAATTTTTAGAAGATATGGAAAGCTATGACGAAGAATTAACCTTACCAGGATCGGGTACAAGTTCCCCTGGAGGTGATGTATCGCCTAGTCCTCGGGAATGTATTCTCAGAATAACTTCGTTGATATCTGTCTTTAATACAGTCACTAAAAGCATATCCGATCACCTGAACCCGAATTTCACGCCGAGTGTTCAGTGGTCTTTTTTAACGGATTCTCTATCAAAAATGCTAAGAACTGTTGTTAAGGCTGTGGAGCTCGATGACGGGAATGAAGCATGGGTTAATAACTTGGGACTCACCCGAGAAAATACTGAAAGTTTAACACGGTCAATGAGAAGCATGAACCTATcacaaaaaaacattgaaatacTTCTGAGGAACCTTGGTAGAGATGATATTAATGAAGAAAGTCTTGTTAAAATGATCAAGTCGCTAAATGTTGGTAAAAGAAACgatagaaaaaattctaagatAAGTTCGGAGAAGGAAATATTATCAATGGAGAAGGAACAGTCGTTGATAAACCTTTTAAAGTCTACGGATTTAAAGGGAAAAAAGACCCAAGATTTATCAGTGGAAAAAGAGGAGTTAATTGTTATTGCCAACGAATGTGCGTTTCTCCTCCTTGGATATCTTCAAAGTCGTGTAACAAAGAATCACGATCTTTTATACAAATTCATAGATTTGCAATTGGAAAAGGTCAACACATTCTGGGATGACACCATCGTCTCGACACTTAACATAATTGGCAAAGTGATCAAAGAAGTTTCTGCGAACCTGCCGTTAGAATTGGTCCACAAACTGCTTGGTCAGACCTCTGTTCTTTTACAGCTGAGGTTTAGAAACTCTATACCAATCCAAAATGCAAGTCTCGGCGTTTATCGCAGCCTTTTAAGTCTCAAAAATATTCCTCTGCTTCAAGAAGCATACAGATACATATTAGCCGATCTTGAAACTGCTTACAAATTGATTGTGGGTAATGCTAATGATTTGGTAATGGAAAATCCTTTATTTGACGTAAAATATAAGAGAAAAGACAGTGAGCTTGTTGTTATATTCCTACTTCGTGCTCTGTCTGATATTG cAAATGCGAGTAATTCTATAATCGGTATGTGGGCCTTGAAACCGAGCATTTTGGAACTCTTGGCCATCCGTCTACGGCCATATGATGATGCGTTGGCTATGGGAAGTTCACTACTCCAATACACAGTGCTTTATTTACTCTACGCGCACTGCTCAAG atacAACCACTTTGTTTCAAGTTCTGTATTGATATCTGGTACGAACACAAACCGACCAAAAGACATATTTCCTGGAACATTAGATGTGCCTACTACATCGCCAACAAGTGGCCATCTTTCTATTATTCTTCATCTAATTGCAAAGACTTTCAAGAGCACAACTTCAAATAAAGTGTTGCTCCTTCTGGCTAATTGGACGCAGGAGATTTTTATTCAGGCTGAAAATTATATTGGAATTTTAAACAAGACTGAGGAgtgttacaatattttaacaagcCTTATATGTTGTGGGTACACAACGAATCATGATATTAGTCTGGCCGTaggcaaaaattttgaagtcCTCAcaagtgtgaaaaatatattttggcCAGAACAAATTTACCTTGATATCATAGACTTGGCTATTTTACATCTTACATCGCACAATCCGAATGTTCATCGAAAATATGCTCAACTATTGATGAACCTTCCACTTGATATagttattccaaaattaaatCGAGCCTGCTTGGTGTCAGAGACAAAG AAATCTCAGACCATCAATAGGTACACTGTGAAATCCTTGGTATTATCACAGCGGTTACACATGCGAGGTAACAGTAACGGCGAGATGCAGGCACAACATTTCCGTACTTTCATGGCTTATCTACTACAAGAATATCACCTTGATGCCACAGCACTTTCTGAAGTATTCACATTGTGTTGGCCATCTGT GCACGAAAACGaagcaattgaaaaaatttacgaaatggCATTAGCCAATCGAAGTTTCTTACTATTTTGGGGTGGTTTCGAAGCTGCCCAGCATTGTGTTGGCAACAAGCTTCGCACTCCACTTGGAAAACCTCAGGAAACATTTACCACCATTGAGGGGGCGTTGAAAACACTAGCCCGTGAAATATCTTGCCATACAGAAGTAACAAGAAAAGATGAGCGTGGGCTTGAGTACTCCCTGCACGAACATAATCGTGTCAGGTTACTGATAGAGTTTCTTGAACACTTGGAACGAGTAATCCATAACGCAAGTGAGGGTTGTGCACTGGCATTGCTACCACTTTCTAAACCAGTACGAACTTTCTTCCACACAAACAAATCAACATGTCGAGAGTGGTTAAATCGCATACGGTTGGCCTTATGTGTTGTGTCTCTTCATGCTGGCATGGCTGCGAACGTGCTAAGGAATGGACAAAGGCTAATGGAGGATCTTTCAAACTCTGAAAATGCTCAGGGCACTGAGTTTGAGAGAGCAGTTCTGTGCACAACCAAGGCTATGGTGAAGCTTGGTGAAGCTGAGGCGCTTCAGGGATTGTACGTCTACACTAAGGATAAGGAAAAGAAGTTCACTTGGTTGAAGGCTGCAACCGATCAAGCTGCGAGTCGATATGAGGCTGCAATTGATggctataaaaatatattggtGGAGCAGAGTTGCTGGTGGTCCAGCCAATCTGACAATGAAACCACCAATACTGCACCAAAGATTGACAGAGATGTCCAAGTGGCTGCATTTTGCTTTGAACAGCTAACGAAGTGCTATCGAGCTGTGAGTGATTGGAGTGAATTGGAGGCTTGGAAGGTTCAGGAGAGTGAAGTTCTCAAGAATCCAGCTAATGCTGTTCTCGATAAACAGATATTTGAGAATGTCGTACCACAACAAGCAAGGAGCCTGCACAAATtcgaagaaaacgaaaatatctTGATTGAAGAGCTCTCAGATTGGACGCTTCTGGACAAAGAGGCTAAAACAAATTGGAGCTGTACCAAGACAATCATCGAATGTACCAATACGCTAACCAACATTGCAATAAGGATTCAGAATGATGTATTTGAGGATCACCATAATGAAGATATAGAGAATTGTCGCAAAGTTGCCGAAAAAACTGTGAGTGAAAGTCTCCGAAGTCTGCCTGCCGAATATCTGAGTGATGCCTTAATGGTCCAGTATTCTGCAGCTGGTCTTACTGCTCTTATTTCAGGGAAGAATGTCAACGCCTTTGAATTATACCGGgcagataaaataaattaccttGATTCAAATATCCTCACACAAGTTTTATGGTGGTCAGACTACTTTGCGAGAGCAGGCCGCACTTGTTGCACGGAATTGGCTAGTCTACGTTTGAACGTGGTTAGGAATGCAAGAAAAGAGTGTAATTTTAATCTGGCTAAACGTGaaatcgtgaaatatttcaagggGGATTACGAATTTCTTGATGTGAATGGAAAGATAAATGTTACTTTTGATGATCTAACTACGAATATATTAAATGGTCCAATACACGTGAAGTGGTCAAAAAACAATGTCAGGGCGTTCAAAGAGGTAgctaaaatattattttcaatggaAAGTGGCGAGAATGCCATAAGAATATGCAGTGGGACTGCCCTCGGAATATCACAAGCAATAGTCAACGGGGAGCAGTGTGTTGGACTCCGGGAAATGGGGACGAAACTCTTGTTGACTCTGGGTAAGTGGATCCAGCAGGATGATACAAAGATTAACAGTAATACACAGCTTGAGGAATTGTTGAAATTCGAGGCAGTTCATAATGACGGTTTGATGGATAATTTGTTTGGTGAAACTAAAGATCTAATACCCATCTCTGACATGATCGTCGGCAAGCTAGCACAGCTTGGCGTCAACCAGTGCCCAGATCTACCTAAGGCTTGGTGCAAATTTGCCGCATGGTGTTACAAATGGGGGCGCAAAATTGTAGACAACTCCAATTCTGGCCAGTTGGTGGATACAGATCGAGCCAACATACGCTCCCTCCTACCCCTTGGAACAACAGATGTTGACGTGAAtatgatattttcaatacttaGTCAAAACAAAACGATCCCAGAGGATGAGGGTGACATCGATACAAGCGATGTGAACACGTCAGAGATGATTGAGAATCAATTGCGGAACGTTGCGGTACTTAGCAATGTCAGCCTTGAACATCTTGGAAAGTTGGTCGAGATATGGCGGCAAGCGCAGAGAAGAGTCTACTCTTACTATGAACTTTCGGCTAACGCGTATTTCAAATACTTAGAATTGGCAAGCTGCGAGCCTAATGGATGTGCCCTCATCACTGCCACACTAAGAATTCTTCGTCTTGTAGTCAAACATGCTCTTGAACTTCAAGGTGTCCTGGAGTCAGGATTATCCAGCACACCTACCTGCCCATGGAAAGAAATCATTCCCCAATTGTTCTCACGGCTCAGTCATCCAGAAGCGTACGTACGAACTCGAGTTGCCGAGTTACTGTGCCGAGTTGCTGAACATTCCCCACATCTTATAACATTTCCTGCAGTGGTAGGTGCAGTATCAGGGGACAGGTATGAAACAACGATAGCGCCAACGGATCCGCTCACAGCGGAAATGGAATCAGCAACGactgcgatgaacgcagcaACTTCGTCACTAACAGAATTAGACTTCATTGAAGATGAGCGCTATGGCAGTAATGATGAAGGTCAAAACATCTTGAACTCGTGCTTTATGCCGATGGTTGATTGTCTGTCGAAAAAGATTCCAGACACTATTAATCAGGTACAAGTATTGGTTAAGGAACTGAGAAGGATAACGCTCCTCTGGGATGAGTTGTGGCTTGCAACACTGGTTCAGCACCATGCAGAGATAACAAGAAGGTTTGCCCAACTGGAAATTGAGATCCGTAAAGTAAGGGAAAACGCGTCGTTACCAACCGACGAGAAAGAACAGCTAATCGCTGAAAAACACCGTATCATTCTCAAACCAATTATATTCGTACTAGAAAATTTGTTGGCGATTACATCTGTACCACCTGAAACCCCACACGAAAGATATTTTCAGAATAAGTTTGGTGAGCACATCGACGAAGTCATGAAGAAGCTTATGAATCCTAAGAATCCTGGTAAACCACAAGATGCAGGTCTATCATTAAAACAATTGCAAGCTAAGTTTACGCAAAAGGCCCACAAACGAGGTGCTTATTCTTTGAAGATGACAGATATAAGCCCAGTTTTGGCAAATCTCAAGGATACGGGTATCCCAATGCCTGGTGTATTATCAGTTGATAACAAAGTAGTAACTATCAAGTCAGTAGACATTAATGTGCAAATACTACCAACGAAAACGAAGCCAAAAAAGCTTATATTTCATGGGTCAGATGGCcatgtatacacatacctTTTTAAGGGCCTAGAAGATCTACATCTTGACGAGCGCATCATGCAATTTTTGGGTATTGCAAACACAATGATGTCAAAGAATAATGACACCAAACGAATATACCGGGCTCGCCACTATTCTGTTATACCCTTAGGACCTAGGTCAGGACTCATACAGTGGGTCGATGGTGTGACACCGCTTTTTGCCCTTTACAAACGATGGCAACAACGAGATAGCGTGATCTCTGGTAAAGGAGCTGCTGGTGCTGTGATGAGACCCTCCGAGTTGTTTTATAATAAGTTAGCTCCGCTTCTAAAAGAAAGAGGTGTTGCTCTGGACAACAGGAAAGAGTGGCCACTGCCAGTATTAAAACAAGTCTTAGCAGAGCTGATGGCAGAAACTCCGAAAGATTTGTTGGCTAA GGAAATATGGTGCAACAGCATAAATCCTGGCAGCTGGTGGCAGGCGACAAAAAATTACTCATACTCGGTTGCTGTGATGTCAATAATCGGCTATATAATTGGGCTGGGTGATAGGCACTTGGACAATGTGTTGGTAGACCTGAATACCGGTGAAGTTGTTCACATTGATTACAACGTTTGCTTCGAGAAAGGAAAAACTCTTCGAGTGCCAGAAAAGGTTCCGTTCAGGATGACCCCTAACATCAAGACTGCGCTTGGAGTTACAGGGGTTGAG GGTATATTCAGGCTCGCGTGCGAACACACGCTTCGTGTAATGCGACGTGGGCGTGAGACCCTGCTTACGCTCCTTGAAGCGTTCGTTTACGATCCTCTGGTGGATTGGAGAGCCGGTGCAGAGACAAGCATCGCAAGTTACGGTGCATGTCAAGCACGAGCTAGGTGCACTGGCATAGGGAGAAAGCAGTTGGAAAAAGAGATGACTACGGCGATGTTTACTGTAAGAGCGGCCGAGATGCGCGCAGAATGGACTGCTAACAG GGATGAGCTTGTGGCGGTGTTTCCACTGCTGCGACGGCATCTTACTCACTGGATCGAGACAACCGCGGCATCGCGAGAATGCCAAGACCTACTACAGGACAGGCACCAAGAATTAGCATTGGTGAAGGAGGCTCAGGCCATGGGACGCACCCACGCTCTCTATTCGGTTGTCAAGAGATACGCCGCATTCAAGCGGGCAAGGGATGCCCGCGACCGGGCGAAGTCTGGTTTGGTCGAGAAAATCGAGGAGTGTGGAAAGCACATTAACATGCACAAT ATTGCTTTGAGTGCAGTTCGAGGTCCTCAACTTGGACAGTGGCTAGCGGAGGTTGGAGTCCCAACAACCCCTGAGGACCATCTCGTCTTCGATCTTGTGAAGGAATTTCTACAGAACGCTGGCCAAAGTCAAATGATTATTCACTGCGAACAATCCGAAAATGAACTGGCTCAGTTAGCTACCCAACAATCGCTACTGATACGGAACTGTCTTGACCTTCTTAGCCAATATTCAGCTATATGCAGCCTCTACCCCATAAGTATAATGTCGCGTCACAGGTCTGTCGCCTATCATGCGTGGTCTAACACATTGTTATCTACCCGTTCAGTCGAGGTCTGCCACGAGGTAATGTCACAGTTTGAAGCCAGCTTTGCCCCAATAACAGCAAACAATCCCCAAGTACAGCACATTGTGACGTTTTCATATCAGTTACAATCAGTTCTCAGTAATGCAAACGAGAGGTTCAAAAAAGCATGTGAACGAATGGTGGTTGAAGAATTACCTGGTGTATTGGGTATTGTAGAGAAAGCCTATACTGATTCAAAACTACAGGTTGGTGCGTTTCTGAGACGTGAAAAGGGGGCAGATAAGGCTCTGGAGTGCGTAAATATAACAGCTCTGTGCGCATTAAACAAAAGATATCTTATGATGGAGGGCGCGGCTAAATGCGCTGGCGACTGCCTGGTGGATCTTACATCCAGAGAGGGTGATTGGTTTTTGGATGAGATGTGTTTGATGTCCTCGCTTGTTGCCGAACTGGTAACACTCATCCCTGATTCCCACAAATCCAATAACGATCCAAAAATTCCGCTAATACTCAAATGTCTGCAGAGTGCTGATTCCATATACCGAGGTTTACAGGAGTTGAACTATAATTTTCATACCATCATTTTACCCGAGGCAATGAAGACAGTTGTTACAGAGGAACCAACTGTTATGGTAATGGTCAGTGAAATAGAGGATGTTGTATCTACCAGTCTTCCGACTGCAGAAATACTCGCCCAGCTCGAGATGCATCTCAGGTTTACTGTTATGGAAATGGAGAGTCCACATGCTGGTATCCGTGACTTGGTTGCCAGTATACGGCAAAGATTTGATACCCTACTTTCACGACCAGCAGAGCTCCGCGACCCAAATCAAGAAGAGAGCTTGACTCCTGGTCAGATGCTACTGATGGGCTTCAATGGTTTGTTTGAGAAATTGCAGATGGAGGGAAATGCTTTGGTCGCTACCCTTAGTACACTGAATATTCCCACTAGCTGGAAAAAGATCGATCAAATAAGAGAAGCAAAGGAAATGGCCTCACCGATATTCAATGATGCGGCACGCCAAGTAATCGAAGATATCTTTTTGATAAAACGACTTCAGACTATACGCGAGTTTTTCGCGATGTGCCGTGACACTGGAGCCGCTTTCAAGGGTGGTCCCGCTAATGTATTTGATGACGAAAGATTGAACAAACCTGTTAGAACATTTACAGCCGATTACGTTTCGAGGCAGTTACTCGGTGTTACGACGCAAACCTTGGCTATTGCTTTGTGTTATTTGCTACAGCGCATGGGACTCAACGTAACGACTGAAATAGAACAGAGAGATATTGGCGCTGAGAGCAAGGTATCACTTGAAGAACTCTGTCGTAAAATTGTTGACTTATCGTTGAAGAGAGGTCTTTTTACGGGCTCAGTCTTAGCGCAGGCCAGTGCTTCTAGTAGCTCCCTTGAGAGTTCTTGGAGGAAAAAGCAGAGTGTGAGATTAGCAAGACAGGCAGTGGATGTCGCACGAGCATCAGTTCAAAGAATCCAATTGCATTTGACTGCCCATCATTGGCTCCATGAGGATAGTATCATAGTCGGTTCAACAATAAATCCTATGGGACCTCTGA ATCGTCCAACTTTCATGCTAGATATGCGAAAAACCGCTGCAGCATTGTCGAATCTACAATCCCGGGTATGTGAGGCAAGGGAACAACAACAGAATTTGGTATCAAGTGCAGGACAGCGCCTTAAATGGGCAGCAGGTGCAAATCCGGCACTGGGTGAAGTAATGGCTGCATTTGACAATGCAGTGGCAACGTCATGGGATAAACTTACCCGCCAGCATAACTTAGCTGCAGTGGTTGTGAACACCTCTAACTCTATACTTCACTATGAAGCTCTCAGAACAAGAACGTCAGAGAGTGTTTCGAATGATTCGAATTTTATGACATTGATCAAGAATTGGGAAAAGAGTTGCGTGTTAACAGCTAATTTAACGACAG